CCGAGCGGGGCCGGACGGCTAGTGCGCCCACCGCCGATATATGGCTGCTGCTGTTGAACGGGTTCGAGCTTCGTCACGATGGGCGTCTCGTGCAGCTGCCGCTGACGTGCCAACGGCTCGTCGCGTTTCTCGGCATCCATGACCGGTGGATGCGCAGAGCCCAGGTGGCCGGGACGCTGTGGCCCGATGCGACTGATCAGCGGGCGGGGGGCTGCCTGCGATCAGTCCTGTGGCGCCTCCACCAACTGGGCATCCGCAGGTTGTTGGACGTGTCGCCCACGCATATCCGCTTGGCTGAAAACGTCTCGGTTGACCATCGGCACGCCATCGCTCGTATTGCCCGACTGGTTCGCGGAGCCGGCGCGTGCTCGCCAGAGGATCTGGACCCGTCAGGCCTCGCCGCTGATCTGCTTCCCGGTTGGTACGAGGATTGGGTGGTCGTCGAAGCAGAGCGGTTTCGCCAGCTGCGACTACAGGCTCTGGAGTCACTCTGTGCTCAGCTCGCGGCAAGGGGAAGGTTCGCCGAGGCCATCGAGGCCGGGCTGTCGGCCGTGGCGGCCGAGCCCTTGCGGGAGAGCGCCCACGGGCGCCTGGTACGGGTTCATCTCCTCCAAGGCAACGTCGTAGAGGCGCTGCGCCAGTACCGCACGTGCCGCAAGCTCCTGCGCGACGAGCTCGGGCTTCGTCCCTCTCCCGCGATGACACACCTCGTTGCGGGATTCGGCCTCGATGATGATGAGGTGCGGTCCCGATCCTGAGGCCTCGGTGACGGAGCCGTGACGGTGCGGTGACGGCCGCATCTCCATAGTCCCCCTCGACGAGGTAGGGCGGCGCACGCCGGCGGCCACCAGGGGGGAGTAGGAGAGTGCATCTGTTCGATCGGGAGAGATGGCAACCGCGGCACTACGCGCGCGACCAAGGGGTGCGGCGCGTGATTCGACGCACGTTTGGCGCGCTCCTCGGCGCGCTTCTCGTGCTGCAGGTCGGCGCGGCTGTGTTCAACCCGCCGGCGGAGAGAACGTCGCAGACCTCGACGACGACCCGCAGCAAGAACGGCCCGTACGTGAGCTCTCCTTTCGCTGGTGCGCGCACCATCAAGCCGCTGCGCGACTTCGGCGGGCGTCCGGGGGGCTCGGCGGCACCCGGCGAGGGCCTCGGCGTGAGCACGACGGCGCAGACTGCGTCGACCCCGCAACCGGATCCGGTCGCGCAGAGCAACGCGGGTGCCGGCGGCGAGGCGGCGCAGGAGCTGACGCCGCCGCTCGTTTCCTTCGCGGGTCAGAACACCGGCGCGAACCCACCCGATCCCAACGGTGACGTCGGTCCCAACGACTACGTCCAGATGGTCAACACCAACATCCAGGTGTGGGACAAGCAGGGCAACACCCGGCTGGCGTCGACCGCGATCAACCAGATCTGGATCAACGCCACCCAGCCGGGCACCGGGTTCGACCAGTGCCGCAATCAGAACGCGGGTGATCCGATCGTCCTCTACGACCAGCAGGTCGACCGGTGGATGATCAGCCAGTTCACCAACCCGAACTCGGCGACCGGGCCGGGGGGCACCTTCCCGATGTGCACGGCCTATTCGCAGACCGGTGATCCCACCG
The window above is part of the Actinomycetota bacterium genome. Proteins encoded here:
- a CDS encoding SARP family transcriptional regulator; this translates as MTATVRALSPERGRTASAPTADIWLLLLNGFELRHDGRLVQLPLTCQRLVAFLGIHDRWMRRAQVAGTLWPDATDQRAGGCLRSVLWRLHQLGIRRLLDVSPTHIRLAENVSVDHRHAIARIARLVRGAGACSPEDLDPSGLAADLLPGWYEDWVVVEAERFRQLRLQALESLCAQLAARGRFAEAIEAGLSAVAAEPLRESAHGRLVRVHLLQGNVVEALRQYRTCRKLLRDELGLRPSPAMTHLVAGFGLDDDEVRSRS